The Kiritimatiellia bacterium genomic interval CGCGCCGGCGAACAGCGCCTTACCTTTACCCAATGCGCCTGGCTGGCGGGAACTTCAGCCTTCTTTTACATGCTTGCCAGCCTGGGCGCGGGTTTCATAACCTCAAGAAAAAACGCCCGGCTGATTCTCTGGCTCAGCACCGCCCTGACCCTCCTGGGAATCATGGTCTGCCTCTTTGCCGGCCGATTCAATACGATGCTGGCCGGCATGGCAATGCTGGGGGTTTTTCCGGCATTGTTTTTCAATTCATTCCAGGCTTTCATGCGCGGCGAATCCGCGCCGGGGGGGCTCATGAAAACCGTCGGCATTTATACCCTCTCCTGGAGCATGGGAACGGGAATGGGTTTTATCTCTTCCGGATCGTTTTACAGCCACGGTCCCAGCCTGCTGGCGGTTTTGTCGCTGGCCATAGGCCTGGCCATAATTATAGTTATCATCCGCCACAAGCGGCGGCCGCTGGAAGAAATTTCATCGGAAGAATATGTTGAAACGGAGGCGGCCGACGCGCGGCCGTCCAACGCCCGTTATGTATGGGTGGGCTGGATAATAATTTTCACCGCCATGTTTGTCCAGAAACCCCTGACAAGTTTTTTTCCCGCGATTTGCGCGGCGCAGGGCGTCGGCTCGCTGGCGGCCAGCCTGCCGTTGTTCCTTATCTTTGCGGTCCAGGCTTTCGCCGGCCTGATTATGGCCCGATGCCGCCGCTTCCTTTACCGGCGTTCCCCGTTTGTGGCCGCGCACGCTCTGGCCGCGCTGTTGTTTTTTATAATCTGGATCCGGCCCGTGATGAGCGTCAGCGTTTTCGCCTTCAGCCTGCTCGGCGTTTACTTCGGTTTCGCCTTTTTTTGCAGTGTTTATTACAGCTCCAATTCCGGGAACCGCGTTCTCAATGTCGGCATCAATGAATTCCTGGTCGGCACGGCTTCGCTGGCGGGGATTTTCATCAGTGAATGGTGGATGCGTTTTACCGCCGACAGCTCCAGCATGTACGCGGTTTGCGCGATAATGCTTTCCGTTTCAGTTGTGCTCCAATTTTTCACCGCGGGGGCGGCGCATTATGAGCGCGGACGGCGGCAAAAGATCGCCGCAGGGGAAAAAGACTGACGCCATAAGGCGGCGGTCCCGCCGCCCGAAACAAACGGCTGGCGCCCCGCCGTTAATCCGCAAGCATCATTTGCGGAAAGAATGATATTTTGTTTGTTTTTCCCTTGCCTTCTACGGCAAAAAAACTATTGTGTTACAGATATGCCGGGGGAGTAGCGCAATTGGCTAGAGCATCGGCTTGTCACGCCGAAGGTTGCGGGTTCGAGCCCCGTCTCTCCCGCCACAATCGCGCGCCCGGCTTAATCGCGTGAAAAACAAAGTCTCGTCAGAAAAAGAATAGGAGGAACATTCCATGAAAACACTGTTTTCCACCATCCTGACCGCGGCCCTTTTGTTCACGCCCTGTTTTTCACGGGCGCAGTCGCCGGAAGAGCTCATGGGCGTGCCGCCGGATGAATTTGAAAACCCGGCCCAGATTTATCTTAACTCGGTTATGGAGCGCTCCGACCAGATGCTCCAGGCCAAGGATGAAAACGGGGCGCTGGCGCTCCTGACCGAAAATTTTGACCACTTCGCCCGCCTGCGCGCCTCTCTTTCCGCCAAGATGCTGGATATCTTCCTGGCCGGGGATAACGCCGCGGAAGCCAAGCGTTTTTTTCTGCAGCATGCGCCGCAGGACCCGGAAATCGCCCGTGCCGGCATTGACAAAATTTATTCGTATTACCTCCGCAAACAGGATAATGACGCAATCATTGAATGGACCGCGCAGTTGCTGAAACTGCCGCTCCCGGAAGATCTGCAGCCGCTGGTCTTCAACTGGCGCCTGAACGCCGTCTGTTCCGGCGGAACCCTGGAGAAGGCGCGCGACATCATCAAAACATGCGGCGCCGCCTTTTCCCCTGAAACCTGCCGGACCATATTCGCGCCGGCCCTCTCTTCCCTCGTTGAAAAAAACAAATACGACGACGCCGACCGACTCCTGAACATGATTGAAAAGGAAGGCAAGGGCGCCGGGGAATTGCGCTCCATGGCCGCGGCCGAAAAAACGAAAATATTCATCCTGCGGGAACAATGGAAAGAGGGCAAGGAGTTTCTCATGAAAAAGCTGGCGGATTTGTCCGACGGCGATTTGGCCGGAACGATTTCCTTTGCCGCCGCCAAAGCCCGCAAAGACGCGGAATTTGACGCGGTTGACCAGATGTGCATGTTTACCCTCAAAAACCGGCAAATAAACAGCGGCGCGGGAAACGCGGCCGCGCGCGCTTCGCTTGCCATGCTGAAAGCGAACAATAAAATCCCCCTGATTCCCGCGCGGCTCGGGGAATTCATGGACATGGGCTTGAAAACACCCGCCCTCTATTCTGTTTATTGCGACTATTTTTATCCGGTTGTTATGCAGGAAAACAGGGATTTGGCAAAACAAATGATGGCTTTCGGCGATAAGTTCGGCGGCCAACTGGAAAAAACGGACGATCAAAAACAAATGGCCCTGTTCGGAATAGACGCTTTGTTCATCATCGGCGATTACGAGGGGGCGCTGCAAGCCGCCGCGGAAAATAAAAAATACTGGCCAAAGGACTGGCTGGATTCAACCCGGGCGAAAATCGGGGCGCACCTTGCGCTGGAAAAAAAGAATTACAGCGAAGCCGTGGAAGGCTTCAGGAAGTACATGGTTTACATAGCCGAAAACAAAGTCGGCTCATACAACCCGATCAACGAACAGATATACACGCCGGACATGCTGCTGGGATTCAACGCCATGCGAATCGGCAATATCCTGCGCGACAACCTCAAGGACGAGCCGGGCGCCCGCAAAGCCTACGACGAAGCCGAAAAATACTTCAAAAAAGCGGCAAAGGATGTCAGGCCGGACACCAAGGAAGCAAAATATATTGAGGAACAGATGGCTTTGCTTGACGCCCGCAAAAAGCAATGAGCAGGGCAGAACGCAGAAGGAGAAAATAATCAGCCGGCGCTATCCCGGAATTGCCCTTCTTCCATGGCCGTCCCGTCTGAATCTTCCGGCATGAAACACAGGGGCTTCCTTTAATGAGTAATGGGTTTTCAGACAAGGGCAGCGTCGGTTTGGTTGAAACAAAATACCGGCGCCTGGAACTGCCGCCGGAAGGATTTAAACTGGAAAACGGCGGCCTGCTCCCCGAACTGCAGGTGGCTTACGAAACCTACGGCCGCCTCTCGGAAAAAGCCGATAATGCCGTCTACATCTGCCATGCGCTGACCGGCGACGCCCATGTCGCCGGCTGCCATACCCCCGGGGACTCCAAGCCGGGCTGGTGGGACGCCATGATCGGCCCCGGAAAGGGCATTGACACCAACCGCTTCCACGTGATCTGCGCCAATATCCTCGGCGGCTGCAGGGGCACCACCGGCCCCTCTTCCATTGACCCGCGCACCGGCAAACCGTACGGCTCTTCCTTCCCTTCCATCACCATCGCGGATATCGTGAAAGTCCAGCAACTCCTGCTGCGCCAACTGGGTATTTCCCGCCTGGCGGCGGTGGTCGGCGGTTCGCTCGGCGGAATGCAGGCGCTGGAATGGAGCATCCGTTTTCCGCAGATGACCGCCAAATGCGTCTGCATCGCCTCCGGAATGAACCTTTCGGCGCAGGCGCTGGCTTTTGACATCGTCGGACGCAACGCCATCATATCCGATCCGGCCTGGGCCGGCGGCGATTACTACCAGAACAGGGACAAACCAGCGGAAGGCCTGGCCCAGGCGCGGATGATTGGACACATCACCTATTTGTCGTCGGAAAACATGAAACGCAAGTTCGGCCGGGAGAAAAAAAAATTATCCGATCCCCTGCCGCGTTTCGCCACTCCGTTCCAGGTGGAAAGCTATCTGGATTATCAGGGCGAAAAATTCGTGCACCGCTTTGACGCAAACTCCTACCTGCATATCACCGAGGCCATGGATGTTTTTGACCTGGCGGAAAACACATCCGAGCCGGCCGACGCTTTCCGCAACGTTGACCCCAAAACGCGTTTCCTGGTGGTGGCCCTCAGTTCCGACTGGCTTTTCCCCCCGGAACAATCGCTCCAGCTGGCCGGCGCGCTGATCCGCGCCAAAAAACGGGTTTCATACTGCCTTTTGCGCTCGCCTTACGGGCACGACGCATTTCTGGTTGAAATTGACCACCTCGCCGAGGTCATGCGCGCCTTCCTGGAATCACCCGACGGACCGGCAGCGCAAATCTCGCAACACGCCGTTGCCGGCCGGCCGCGCCGCGGCGCCGCCTTCCGCGGCAAAACCGATTCCCCGGACGAATTCCCCTTCATCATTGAACGGATCAAACCCGGCGCAGCCGTGCTTGACCTCGGTTGCGGCGACGGGCGGCTGCTCTGCGAGCTTTTTGCCGCGAAAAGCATTTCCGGGCTCGGCCTGGATATTGACCTTGACAATATTATCAGCGTAATCCGCAAGGGATTGGACGTGTTTCAGTGCGACCTGGATGCCGGGTTAAACTCAATCCCCGACAAAACATACGATTACGCCGTTCTCAGCCAGACCCTGCAAGTCGTGCGCAAACCCCGCCAACTGCTCAACGAAATGCTCCGCGTGGCCCGCGTCGGCGTCGTCAGTTTTCCGAATTTCGGCAATTGGCGCTACCGCCTGCGGCTGGGATTGACCGGGAAAATGCCGGTCTCAGATTCCCTGCCCTTTGAATGGTATGACACGCCGAACATTCACCTTTCAACGCTCCGCGACTTCCGGGCGCTTTGCGCCTTGGACCGCATCCGCATCCGGGAGGAAACCTGCATCCCGCGTAATTTTGCGGACATGATTTTCACCAAAATCGGCTGGCGCAATCTCGGGGCCGACCGGATTCTGATTGAAATTTCACGCGACGAATAAAAAACAATGCATTTTCACGGCCATTCGGATGAATTTTGCGCGCTTTGCGTGCAAAATTCAGATATCAATTGCCCAGACTGCGGAGAAAACGCATGAAACTGAAGGAATGGATGGACCGCTCGTTGCCCGCGATAGTTGACCGCATGGCCAACACCACAAATTGCCCGGCGCTTGTCAACACCGAAAAAAGCTTCAACCTTGCCGGACAGAAATCCGTCTACGCGGTGGTGGAAGAACTCCTGGGCATTCTTTTCCCGGGCTGCCACGGTTCCGGCCCCCTCCCCGAAAAGCAACTAACCGATTTTTACGGCGCCCGGCTGCGCGCGATTTCCGCGCGCCTCGCCGACCAGGTGGAAAATGCCTTCCGTTACCAGTGCCTGGTGGAAAAATGCGGAAACTGCGGCGACTGCCGCGCCCGGGCCGAGGAGGCGGCAACCTTCCTGATTGAACAACTGCCGTCAATCCGCGAACTATTGCAGAAGGATATTCAGGCCGCTTACGAAGGCGACCCAGCCGCAAGGTCTTTCATGGAAATAGTGATGAGTTATCCCGGCCTGCAAGCCATCGCCGTGCACCGTCTGGCTCATCCGCTCTATGAAAAGGGAGTCCCCCTTATCCCGCGCATCATGACCGAACTGGCGCATTCGCGCACCGGCATTGACATTCACCCCGGGGCCAAAATCGGCGCCGGATTCTTCATTGACCACGGCACCGGCGTGGTGATCGGTGAAACCTGCGTCATCGGCAAAAACGTGAAAATCTACCAGGGCGTTACCCTGGGCGCGTTGAGTTTTCCCAAGGATGAACAGGGCAATCCGATCAAAGGCATCAAGCGCCACCCGGAAGTGCGGAACAATGCCACCATTTACGCCGGCGCCACCATCCTCGGCGGCCAAACCATTGTCGGCGAGGGGGCGGTGATCGGCGGCAACGTGTGGCTTACCCATTCCGTGCCGGCCGGCGCAACGGTCTATAACCGCCAGCCGAAACCGGAGATCAAGATGGGCACGGACGGCGCGCGGAAAACTTCAAAACCCAACGTTCAACCTTGAACGCCGAACATAAATTCACCGGTTTTACCCCGCGGTGTTTCGCCGCGGCAGTTGGCCGGACGCGGCGTGCGCAGTATCTGCCGGGGCTTTTTTTAATAACCGCCTCTTTCCTCGCGCCCTTGCGCCTTTCCACGGCGGCAGGGGCCGCGCGGCCGGCCCCCGTCATCGTCTGCGATGAATGCGAATGTTTTTTCGGGGCGGTTCCCAACACGGAAGTCATCCGCCACGAGTTCATTCTCGCCAACGAAGGCGCGGCCCCGCTTCATATTCCGGCCGTGCGCACGGACTGCGGATGCGTTGCCGCGCGGGTTGATGACGACACGCTTGCCCCCGGCGAGCACACGGCGCTCAGGGTAATTTTTAAGCTGAAGGGGCGCAGCGGGCCGCAAATGCGGCGCATTATTGTTGAATCAAACGATCCAAAGGCGGCGCAGCTTGTTTTGGCGCTGATCGGCGAGGCGCTCGCCCCCCTTGAAATCAAGCCCGGCCGGATTGCATGGGGCATTGTCCACGAGGCCGCGCGGGTTGAAAAATCATGCGAAATAAGATTTGCCGAAGGCGACGAAACCTATATTACCGCCGTCGCGCCGGAAGACCCTTCCTTTGCGGCGGAATTCGTCAGCCTCAAGCCGCGCCGGGTTTACAGAATAACCGTGCGCACCGCGCCGCCCCTGCGCCCGGGATCCTTCCAATCAACCCTGCGGGCGCTGACGGATCACCCCCGTTTCAAGATTATTGAAATTCCGATGCAGGGCCGCGTGGTCGGGGATATTTACGCTGTTCCCGGGGAAATCGTCATCCCCTCCCGGAAGCGCGGGACGGACGCGTTTTCCCTGATGGTTTATTCCGGCCAGGAAAAAAAATTCAAGCTCCTCCGGGCGGAACCGCCCGCGCCGGAGATAAAAACAACCCTCCGCCCGATGGCGGGAAACCGCGCCTGGCGGATTGACATAGACAATATCATGCCGTCTGACAAGCTCAATGGAACCGATCTTGTCATTTTTACCGATTCAGACGCAACGCCGGTCCTGAAAGTCCCGATCAGGACGCCGGACGCCGGCGAACGGCACAATTAAACGTTATGCCCTTTAACGGACACAATGATCCGCTTTTTTCGTTCATACCCCAATAAATTCTCAGAAAAAGGCTTGCTTATTGCCGGATATTGTATTTAATTCCTTGTTTTCCCGAAATGACAGGGCGGTTTCAGGGAATTAACTGAACATAACAATCGGCCCATAAACCGTGAAAGAAGACGACAGGCCACAGGCTTCAGACCGCAAAAGCAATCCGCATAATATGCGGATGACCGCGCCATCCACGCTGCGGCGCGTTACAGTTCCCATGGGCAGCGCAAAATAACCATGAAAACCGCATGGAGCCTTGCGGCCGGCGTTACAGATCAGGGCAATATGGAATCAGACACTATTAAAAAAAGAAAAGAAACCGGGATTGACGCCGAAACCTTCGGCAAAAACAAACAGGCGGACCTGGCCGCAATGTATGAAGAATCCCTGAAAAACATAAAGGAAGGCAGCATCGTCAAGGGCAAGATCCTGCACGTCAGCCCGGGCGGCGTGGTTATTGACATCAACTATAAATCCGAGGGCTTTGTGCCCGCCGAGGAATTTCCCGATCTGGAAAAAATCCAGTCCGGCGACGAGGTGGAAGTCGTGCTGGAGCAGATTGAAGACGACGATGGGCGCATCATTTTAAGCAGGCAAAAGGCCGAGCAACAGCGCATGTGGGATAACGTTCTGGCCTCAAGCGGCGAAGGCAGCATTCTGGAGGGAGAAATCAAGAGCCGGATCAGGGGCGGAATGATCGTTGATATTCACGGCGTCAAGGCTTTCCTGCCCGGCTCCCAGCTTGATATCCTGCCGGTCCGCAACCTGGACGATTTTATCGGCAAAAGATTTGAATTCAAGGTGATGAAGGTTGACCGCAGCCGGCGCAACATCGTCCTCTCCCGCCGCGAACTGATTGAACAGCGCCGGCGCGAGAAGCGGAAAAGCATAATGATGGATATAAAAATCGGGCAGTTGCGCACCGGAACGGTCAAAAATATCACCGACTTCGGCGCCTTCATTGACCTCGGCGGCCTGGACGGCCTCCTGCACATTACCGACATGAGCTGGGGACGGACCAGCCATCCTTCAAAAATACTCAAGGTCGGCGACTCGGTTGAAGTCATGATTCTTGACATTGATTTTGAAAAGGAACGGGTTTCGCTCGGACTGAAACAAAAAACGCCCAATCCCTGGGATAATATTGAGCAGAAATATCCGGTTGGCAGCCGCGTGCACGGCCGGGTGGTCAACTTGATGCCCTACGGCGCATTTGTGGAGCTGGAAGGGGGCGTTGAGGGACTCGTGCATATTTCCGAAATGTCGTGGATACAGCGCGTCGGCCGCGCTTCCGACGTGCTTTCCGTCGGAGACGAAGTGGACGCGGTCGTCCTCAATATCAACCGCGAGGAACAGAAAATATCCCTCGGCATACGCCAGACAACCGCCAACCCGTGGGAACAGGCCCGTGAACATTACCCGGTCGGCTCGCGGATCGCGGGCACCGTCAAGAATCTTACCTCTTACGGGGCCTTTGTGGAACTGCAGGAAGGCATTGACGGTATGATCCATGTCTCCGATATGTCCTGGACCAAAAAGGTTGAACATCCGTCCGAGCTGTTGAAAAAAGGCGACCAGGTTGAGGTTATTGTCCTTGAAGTCTCCCCCGAAAATCAGCGCATCAGCCTCGGCCTGAAACAGGCCCAGGCCGATCCCTGGACGACCATCGCCTCAAAGTACAAAATCGGCCAGATGGTTGAGGGAACCGTCACCAAGCTGACCTCCTTCGGCGCATTCGTGCAGATTGAAGAGGGCTTTGAAGGCCTGGTGCCGGTCTCGCAAATCAGCGACGATAAAAACGGCAAACCCGGCGGCGCCATCAACCCGGAACAGCAGGTCAAGGCGCGGGTCATTAAAATAGACCAGATTGAACGCCGCATCGTTCTGAGCATCAAGGCCGCCTCCGTGCCCGAGGAAGAGTTTGAGGTCAAGGAAGAAATGCTGGCCGGATTGAAACCTGGCGAAGATATCGTTGACCTGGCCGGCGCCTTTGATGAAGCCTTCGGCGTTGCCGGAGAAGTCAAGGAATGGCGGCCCGGCGAAAAAAAGGACAAAACCCCGGAAACCGGCAAACAAGAAGGTTGAAGCGGGCGTAGAGTTGCGCCGCGTTGAACGGGCCGCGCCGGGCAACCGGCGGCGCGCGCAAATCAAACCTTTTTCCGCCCAAGGCTAAAACGGCGCCATCCAAAACAAACGGCTGGCCGGGCTGTTTCCGCCGGAGGCTGATCCGCCTCCGGAAAAACTTCTCCGCAAAACTGTTGCATGTTTTAATTGAATAACATTTTGCCGCGCGCAAAACACAGATGCACAATATGGATGCCGAGCGCCAGCTTGAAATTATCGCCGGCCGGACGGTCAATCTGGTTTCAAAAGAAGAACTGCGGCGCAAGCTTGAAAATTCAATCGCCAGCCAAAGGCCGCTGCGCGTTAAATACGGCGCCGATCCTTCCGCCCCGGATATCCATGTCGGCCACGTCGTAGCCCTGAAAAAGCTGCGCGAGTTCCAGGACCTGGGCCATACCGTCGTTTTTATCATCGGCGATTTCACCGCCATGATCGGCGATCCCTCCGGCCGCTCCGAGACCCGCAAGCCGCTCGCGCGCGAAGAGGTAACCGCGAACGCCAAGACCTACCAGGAGCAGGTGCGCCGCATCCTGGACCCGGCCCGAACCGAGGTCCATTTCAACTCCGAATGGCTCGCGAACATGACCTTTGACAACGTGCTCAAATTGTCCGCGCGCCTGACCGTGGCCCAGATGCTCGCACGCGAAGATTTTCAGAAGCGCTTCCGCGAAAACCTGCCCATTTCAATCGTTGAATTCACCTACCCCATCATTCAGGGATACGATTCGGTCATGGTTGAAGCCGACGTTGAAGTCGGCGGGACCGATCAGCTCTTTAACCTGCTGATCGGCCGCGACCTGCAAAAATCTTTCGGATGCGCACAGCAGGTAATCATGACCCTCCCCCTCCTGGAAGGACTGGACGGCGTGAAAAAAATGAGCAAAAGCCTCGGCAATTATATCGGCATCACCGAGCCGGCGCGGGAAATATTCGGAAAAGTCATGTCCATTCCGGACGAACTCATGTGGCGCTATTTTTCGCTCGTGCTCTGCCGGCGGGATGTTGAGGTGCAAAGCCTGCGGGAAGCCATGGCCGCCGGCAAACGCCATCCGCGCGAGCTCAAGGACGAACTGGCCCGCGAAATCACGGCCATGTTCCACGGCCGGGACGCGGCCCGGGCGGCCTCGGAAGAATTTGCCCGCGTGTTCAGCGGCCATAAATTGCCGGACGCCATTCCCGCCGCAAATATTCCCGCCGCAAGCCTCAAGGACGGCAAAGCGGGGATTGTCGCCCTGCTCGCCGCCGCCGGCCTGGCGGAAAGCAAAAGCGCCGCGCGCCGCCTGGTCCAACAGGGCGCCGTGAAAATTGAAGGGCGGAAAATCACGGACGTCAACGCCGAAATCGCCGTCGCCGATGAAAACATTCTCCAGGCCGGCAAGCGCGGAATCGTCCGCCTCAAAATCATTTAAAAAAACCGCTTGCTTTATCGCTAAACCAGGCTAGAATCAACGCGTTTTTCAGAACAAAAACACATGCATGGGAGGATAAAATGAAAGTTCCTTTTTACGGCCACGTGCGGCAGTACCACAACATCAAGAACGAAATTGACGCCAACATAAGCAAAGTCCTGGAAAGCGGCGAGTATGTCATGGGCCCTATGCTCAAGCAGTTTGAACGGGAACTGGCCGCATACTGCGGCACGAAATACGCCGTCGGAACCGGCAACGGCACGGATGCCATCTGGCTTTCCCTCCTCGCGCTCGGCATCGGCCCGGGCGATGAATGCATCACCCACCCCAACACCTTTTTCGCCACCGCCGAGGCCATCTGGTTCACCGGCGCCACCGTCGTGTTTGTGGATTGCGATCCCAAAACCAAATGCATTGATCCCTCCAAAATTGAAGCCGCCATCACGCCCCGCACAAAGGCCATTGTTCCCGTGCACCTCTACGGCCAGTGCGCGGACATGCCGGCCATCAGGAAAATAGCCGACAAGCACAACCTGTTCATCGTGGAGGACAATGCCCAGGCTTTTGGCGCGCGCGGCGACACCTTTAAAATCGGTGAACTTTCCAAAGCGGCCACCACCAGCTTCATTATCCAGAAAAACCTGGGCACTTTCGGCGACGGCGGCGCCATTGTAACCAATGACCCGGAAATTGACCGGATTGCCCGCAAATTGCGCAATCATGGCTCCGAGAAACGTTCCTGCCACAGCATGGGTTACAACAGCCGGCTGGATGATTTGCACGCCGGCATCCTGAGCGCAAAGCTTAAACATATTGACGGGTGGAACGATCAGCGCCGCAAACTGGCGGCGAAATACACCGCGGCCCTGCAAAACGCCAGGTCGTTTACGCTGCCGTATGAAAAACCCGGTTACAGACATATTTACCATCTGTACGTCATTGAGTTGAAGAAGACGGAGCAGCGCGATGCCATGCTGAAATTCCTGAATGAAAACGGTATTGACGCCAAGTGCCATTACCCCATCGCCATCCATCAGCAGGAGGGATACCCCTGGGGCAAACAGGCCAGGATTGCGGGTGAAATCGCCAACGCGGAATACAACGCCGCGGCCTGTGTTTCCCTGCCCATGTTCCCGGAACTGACCGACGCGGAAATCGGGCATGTGATTGAAAAGGTACTGGAATGGGACAAGCAGAACTGTTGACAGCCTAATTTCTTCTGAAGGACAGATTCTGAAAGGCAGGGCGAGTCCCACGTGGATTCGCCCTGCTATTTTTTTATTTCCATTATTGCCTTCTGTTCAAATATTCTTATCATTGCACGTGTATTTAGGTGTGTCATTCGGCAGGACAATCCATGTAGGGGCTTCGCTCTTCGAAGCCCGCCCGGAGGGCGTCGTCAAGCGGCGCCCCTGCAAAACAGGATGAATAGCGGTTTTATCGGATATAAACCTTTTGGGCCATTACTGCAGAACCAAACACTAATATGAAAACAAGAACGTTATTTAATTGCTTCGTCTGCATTCTCCTGCTGTCCACCTCGCTCCGCGCAATTGACCGCGACAAGGAATATTTCAAGTCGCCCGACCACTGGGAACTTACACTTGGCGACCAGAAGGATTATTTTGAGGCAGGGCTGGAGAAATTCTGTTCCGCCGGCAACATTGCGGCCCAATCCCTGGATTATGTCTGCGGCACGGAACACTCCCTTCATAAAATGTTCAAGGATAAATACTGGTTCAAGGGAAACATTTCCTCAAATGTTTCCATCTCCCTGGCCAAAAACGAGAGGGAATCATTTCAAGTCGCCGTTCTGCCGCTCAAGGACAAAACACTCTGCGGCATGACGGCTGCTCTGACTCCGCTCGTCAACGACGCCGGACAAAGATTTCCAGAAGATTCGGCAAAAATATTCAACGTTGAATACGTGGAAACCACCAATGCCTGTTATCCGGTCGCGCACAAGGGCTGGTGGCCGGACCCGCTGGTTCCCATGACTGCCGTTGACGTGCCGCCCGCGGAGACCAGGGCTTTCTGGATAGAAATCCGCTCGCCGGCGGATATCCCGGCCGGCGCTTACCGCGGCATTTTGACCATATCCGGAACAAACACGGAGCCGTTCAAAATCAACGTGAATGTTGAGGTTTGGGATTTTACCCTGCCAAAGGAACAGATTGTTCAGACCTGCACCTGGCTTTCCTCCGCCAACTGCGGCAAGAGATACGGCAAGGATCGCGAATTGGAAATGCACCGCGTCTATGCCGAATATTTCCTTGACCATAAAATCAATCCTTTGGACCTGGGAAACGCGCATTATAAATCCAATGACTATTCCGCGGCAACCAAAGACCTGGAAAACGGATTTGAACACGGCCTGAGCCGTTTTCAAATCCCGCGCCTCAAGGGCGAAGCACTGAAAAAATACTGCGATTATTTGAATGAAAAGGGCTGGCTTGACAAGGCCATGATTTACGGCTACAAGGATGAGCCGCATCCGCGGGATTACCCCGCTTTCCGCAGGGATTCGGAGGCAATCCGCGCAACGGTTCCGGACCTGAAAATTTTCATGGCCGAAAGCCCCCACCCCGGCCTGTACGGCGCCGTGGACATATGGTGGTCTTCCATGCCCGCCAACGACATGGAGGCAATCCGCAACCAGCTTGCCGGCGGCCAGGAAGTCTGGTGGTACCGCTGCGGCATACCGGTGCGCCTTGAATATTACCGCCCGTTTTATGAATATCCAAGCGATGTTCTGCTGGACCGGCCTTCAATTGACATCCGTATTTTTTACCTCATGATCTGGAAATTCAAGATGACCCCGGCCACGTTCTTCTGGTGCGGCATGCACTGGCCGAAGGGATTTGACAAATGGCCGGCGGAATCAGGCCTGACCAGCCCGGGGCAATGGAATGGCGATGGTTACGTTGTCTACCCGGGCGAGAACGGGCCCCTGCCTTCCATCCGCCTGGAATGCATGACGGACGGGATTGAAGACTTTGAATATATTCATCTCCTTAAAAACGCCATTGAAAAATCAAAGAATATGTCCGCTGAAGATATTGAGGCCGCGAAAAAGCTGCTGGCCATTCCGCCGGAATTGATTGTCTTTACTTACCACTATAACAAGGACCCGCACGCGCTCTTTGCCTTCCGCAAACAGGTTGCGGAGATGATTCTGAAATTATCCAGGTAAAGATCGGAGGAT includes:
- a CDS encoding homoserine O-acetyltransferase; protein product: MSNGFSDKGSVGLVETKYRRLELPPEGFKLENGGLLPELQVAYETYGRLSEKADNAVYICHALTGDAHVAGCHTPGDSKPGWWDAMIGPGKGIDTNRFHVICANILGGCRGTTGPSSIDPRTGKPYGSSFPSITIADIVKVQQLLLRQLGISRLAAVVGGSLGGMQALEWSIRFPQMTAKCVCIASGMNLSAQALAFDIVGRNAIISDPAWAGGDYYQNRDKPAEGLAQARMIGHITYLSSENMKRKFGREKKKLSDPLPRFATPFQVESYLDYQGEKFVHRFDANSYLHITEAMDVFDLAENTSEPADAFRNVDPKTRFLVVALSSDWLFPPEQSLQLAGALIRAKKRVSYCLLRSPYGHDAFLVEIDHLAEVMRAFLESPDGPAAQISQHAVAGRPRRGAAFRGKTDSPDEFPFIIERIKPGAAVLDLGCGDGRLLCELFAAKSISGLGLDIDLDNIISVIRKGLDVFQCDLDAGLNSIPDKTYDYAVLSQTLQVVRKPRQLLNEMLRVARVGVVSFPNFGNWRYRLRLGLTGKMPVSDSLPFEWYDTPNIHLSTLRDFRALCALDRIRIREETCIPRNFADMIFTKIGWRNLGADRILIEISRDE
- a CDS encoding MFS transporter, with product MKTSLFLVNACPALMDWLIFLATFAVLYRAGEQRLTFTQCAWLAGTSAFFYMLASLGAGFITSRKNARLILWLSTALTLLGIMVCLFAGRFNTMLAGMAMLGVFPALFFNSFQAFMRGESAPGGLMKTVGIYTLSWSMGTGMGFISSGSFYSHGPSLLAVLSLAIGLAIIIVIIRHKRRPLEEISSEEYVETEAADARPSNARYVWVGWIIIFTAMFVQKPLTSFFPAICAAQGVGSLAASLPLFLIFAVQAFAGLIMARCRRFLYRRSPFVAAHALAALLFFIIWIRPVMSVSVFAFSLLGVYFGFAFFCSVYYSSNSGNRVLNVGINEFLVGTASLAGIFISEWWMRFTADSSSMYAVCAIMLSVSVVLQFFTAGAAHYERGRRQKIAAGEKD
- a CDS encoding DUF1573 domain-containing protein; this encodes MNAEHKFTGFTPRCFAAAVGRTRRAQYLPGLFLITASFLAPLRLSTAAGAARPAPVIVCDECECFFGAVPNTEVIRHEFILANEGAAPLHIPAVRTDCGCVAARVDDDTLAPGEHTALRVIFKLKGRSGPQMRRIIVESNDPKAAQLVLALIGEALAPLEIKPGRIAWGIVHEAARVEKSCEIRFAEGDETYITAVAPEDPSFAAEFVSLKPRRVYRITVRTAPPLRPGSFQSTLRALTDHPRFKIIEIPMQGRVVGDIYAVPGEIVIPSRKRGTDAFSLMVYSGQEKKFKLLRAEPPAPEIKTTLRPMAGNRAWRIDIDNIMPSDKLNGTDLVIFTDSDATPVLKVPIRTPDAGERHN
- a CDS encoding DapH/DapD/GlmU-related protein, with amino-acid sequence MKLKEWMDRSLPAIVDRMANTTNCPALVNTEKSFNLAGQKSVYAVVEELLGILFPGCHGSGPLPEKQLTDFYGARLRAISARLADQVENAFRYQCLVEKCGNCGDCRARAEEAATFLIEQLPSIRELLQKDIQAAYEGDPAARSFMEIVMSYPGLQAIAVHRLAHPLYEKGVPLIPRIMTELAHSRTGIDIHPGAKIGAGFFIDHGTGVVIGETCVIGKNVKIYQGVTLGALSFPKDEQGNPIKGIKRHPEVRNNATIYAGATILGGQTIVGEGAVIGGNVWLTHSVPAGATVYNRQPKPEIKMGTDGARKTSKPNVQP